Proteins from one Streptosporangium becharense genomic window:
- a CDS encoding amidohydrolase family protein, which produces MTVIDVHAHVFPRISREEGRILAGAGEPWLREGMMMSGEEDYRPVTPELWDAGARLEAMDRSGVDVQAVSSTPLLFGYAAEAERAADWCEMVNDRILAYCSQEPDRLLPLCQVPLQDLSLAVTAVTKAKAAGHRGVHIGNHVGPRDLDDPEIVEFLTHCADEDMPVLVHPWDMLAADRMGRYMLPWLVGMGAETQLGILSLMLSGAFERLPSSLRLCFCHGGGSFAFLLGRADNAWRNRDIVRKDSPKPPSAYTDRFHVDSAVFDPRALRLLIDVMGVERVMLGTDFPFPLGEQEPGTVVRDCPGLDEADRAAILGGNAARFLGLGA; this is translated from the coding sequence ATGACCGTCATCGACGTGCACGCCCACGTCTTCCCGCGGATCTCGCGTGAGGAGGGCCGGATCCTCGCCGGGGCGGGCGAGCCCTGGCTGCGCGAGGGCATGATGATGAGCGGCGAGGAGGACTACCGGCCCGTCACCCCCGAGTTGTGGGACGCGGGCGCGCGGCTGGAGGCGATGGACCGCTCCGGCGTGGACGTGCAGGCGGTCTCGTCGACGCCGCTGCTGTTCGGGTACGCGGCGGAGGCGGAACGCGCCGCCGACTGGTGCGAGATGGTCAACGACCGGATCCTCGCCTACTGCTCCCAGGAGCCCGACCGCCTGCTGCCGCTGTGCCAGGTCCCGTTGCAGGACCTGAGCCTGGCCGTCACGGCGGTCACCAAGGCGAAGGCCGCGGGGCACCGGGGAGTGCACATCGGCAACCACGTCGGCCCGCGCGACCTGGACGATCCGGAGATCGTCGAGTTCCTCACCCACTGCGCCGACGAGGACATGCCGGTGCTCGTGCACCCGTGGGACATGCTCGCCGCGGACCGCATGGGACGGTACATGCTGCCGTGGCTGGTCGGGATGGGGGCGGAGACCCAGCTCGGCATCCTGTCGCTGATGCTGTCCGGCGCGTTCGAGAGGCTGCCCTCGTCGCTGCGGCTGTGCTTCTGCCACGGCGGGGGCAGCTTCGCCTTCCTCCTCGGCCGCGCCGACAACGCCTGGCGCAACCGCGACATCGTCCGGAAGGACTCCCCCAAACCCCCCTCGGCGTACACCGACCGCTTCCACGTCGACTCGGCCGTCTTCGACCCGCGGGCGTTGCGCCTGCTCATCGACGTGATGGGCGTCGAACGGGTCATGCTCGGCACCGACTTCCCGTTCCCGCTGGGCGAGCAGGAGCCGGGCACGGTCGTCCGCGACTGCCCCGGCCTCGACGAGGCCGACCGGGCCGCGATCCTCGGCGGCAACGCGGCGAGGTTCCTCGGGC